Within Agarivorans litoreus, the genomic segment CAGTTAGGCCGATACTATTTATTTACCCGAGAATTTCCTAAAGCCATTGAATCTTTTGAGCAAATTGATGCTTTAACTCGCGAAGACAGAGTTTGGCAATTGATCGGTGATTTGTACCTAGAAACGGATAATCAAGAGAAGGCCATTTTGAGTTATCAAGCTTGGCTTGAAAACTCACCACTCTCGTTACCAGCGTATGTTAAAAACATCAACATCTTAGAATCTACAGGTCAATTAAAAGAAGCTGTAGCCTTAAGTAACAGAGCAGTAAAGCTATATAAGAATAACCAACGTTTATTGTTTGTTCATTCAGTATTGCAGCTCAAAGCAGGCGATGCAGCAGCAAGCCAAGATGCCCTAAACAACCTTGACGCAAATCAAATGAACACACCAGCGGTTTTACAACAGCAGGGTTACATCTATTTAGTTCAAGAAAACTGGCCTGCAGCAACTGATACTTTCAATAAATTATATGAAGCTTATCCAAGTACCCAAACAGCTAATCTGTTAATCAAATCATACAAAGAAGCAGATAAAATCGAGCAAGCCGTTGCTTTCATTAAACAAGCCATCGATGTTCATGGCGAAGCAGCAAAACCTCTTCAACTGCAACTTGCAGAACTGCAAATGAAAACTAACCCACAGCAAGCAATTGAGGAGTACCAAGCAATTATTAAGGAGCAGCCAGATAACTTTGTTGCCTGGAACAACCTCGCTTGGGTTTACCATGACTTAAATGAATTTGAAGTAGCCTTAACTTACGCCAATAAAGCCCACGAGCTAAAACCGGATATACCACAAGTAAAAGATACCTACGGCTACATGTTACTTAAGTCAGGGAAAATAGTAGAAGCAACTAAAGCGCTTGAGGATAGTTACAAACAAGATGCTAGTAATGAGGTAGGTTTGCACTTAGTAGAAGCGCTAATTGCAAATAAACAAACCAAAGAAGCTAAACAGCTACTCGATGGATTAATAAATATTGAGCCAGAGTTAGTCAATAAAAAAGCTGAGCTTGAAGCTCAGCTAAATTAATCTGTGTAGCCCTAAAAAACCTTATTGGGGCAAATATAAGCCCTTAGATGCACACCACTTATGGCTCTCTCGCAACGATATATTGGGAGAGTCATTTTTATAGAAATTAGCCGAATACATTTTTTTTATGTACTCATCATTGTCATCGTTATTCCTCGCAGCTAAGCATCCCTTCTCCACTTCCTTATCAATATTATGCATTAAAGTTTGGAAACCGACAGGTAAAGTACGAGTGAGCATGCTGGCACTTATATAATAAGGAGCACGTAAGCCATGGTAATCTATCGCAGGGCCTAGTTGCTCAAATTTAATACCAAGAAAACTCATACTTCTAGCAAGGCGCGGCTCCATCATAACAAACGCGTGATGGGTGCCGGCTCGCACAGCTAGAGCGGCAATAGACAGATACAAACCAATAGCTAAAAAAGGAAAGCAACGTAACTCTTCCTCAGAATAGGTTTGCTCATTGATCGCACCAGAGGCAGCACCATCAAAGTTATCAGCTTTACGACGTCGAAATTGTGGACGAACCGCTAAGCGTGATATTTCACATATTTCAGTACGTTCAAACTGAGAAGGGTGATATTTAGCACCTTCAATAGCATTCGAACAAAACTTCTCGATGGGCAGTAACTCATCTTTACTAGAAGGAGATACTATTCGCACACAGCCTGCATAGTTGGTACTAGGTTTGTGTTCGATTAAACAAAAGCGAGAGTATTCATCAAATTCATCTTGCTCCATACCATTTTCACGGACGGGTTCGAAATTGAGTTCTTCACAATATACGTCATGACGAATTCTAAACGCCTCCTGTACGGTATCGGTTTTGTAAGCCACTACTGGGCGAAGATACTCTGCAAAGTGCTGAGCAATTAACTTAGCTTCTCGCTTAACAAGAAGTGAAATGCCACCTCTCACTACTGCTCCAATATACGGATAGCTGGCCAAGTTTTTCACATATTTGTTTCGGATCATAAAGCGCTCTCAAAGCTTCAAACTTTCTAAACATTACATTTAGATTTTAGAAACAATTTAGAATTATAAAAGGCAGGCTTGCAGAAAAAGCAAAGCGCAGAACTAGGCTGCGCTTTGGATGTACAATGCTAAAACTGTACGACTTTTAATTAAGCATTATGCGCGGCGACGAACAGCAGCCAAGCCTAATAAACCTAATCCAAAGATAGCTAATGTTCCTGGCTCTGATACTTGAGCAGCGGAAATAGCGAAACCAGCTTTCAATTCGTTAGTTTTGTCTTCTTCTGTAAGGAAGCCAATACAAGTGAAGTTTGGTCCACAATCAATATCACCTAATACCTCTAAGCCTTGTAGACGAGTAGTTAGGGTGTATACATAGTCATCGTAACCTGGAATTGGTAGTACAAAGCTATTTGTTAAATAAATATCATTACCCACTTCTGTGTAAGTAACATCTGGACCCAACACGATAGTGAATAAGTCAGCACACCCTTCTTGGTTAATACCGGCTTGTCCTACCAACTGAGTTTTCTCGTACTTACAGATATTGTTAGTTGGCGTGTTGTAGGTTTCTTCAAAAATCACACCAAACTGAAGCACTGGCGCAGGTGCAAGTGGGAAGGCAACCGGCGCGGTAGGCGCAAGGAACAAACCATCAAATAAAGTAGCAGCAACTAAGGTTTTTCCAGTTACACCCCAGTTTTCGTGAACAAGACCAGTACCTTCTGAAAAGGCCAATGCACCAACACCATCAACAACGCTTGTTGTAACACTGCCAGCTTTTGAATCTTCAATATTTAAAGCACTTTTCTTAAGGTCTGGGTTTTCAGCGCTGTACGGGTCACCCCAAGCTAGAGACTTAGGAAGTTCGCCACCAAAAAGTGGGTCAAAAGCATCCAAAGTTTCTCCAGTTGCATCAATTCCTGTTGGGTCAATTGAGCCCGCGTCTGAAGTCCACTGATCGAAACCAGCTTCGTTTAGGTAATCCCAATCAGTGATAAGAGCAGCGTTAGCAGAGATGCTTGCAAAACCTAAGCTAGCCGCCAAGCATGTAAGTTTTAATTTGTTCATGTCACCCATCCATTTGGTCAGTACAATTCGAAATACAAGTCATACAAAGCAATCTAGATGCCAGTTTTAAAAG encodes:
- a CDS encoding PEP-CTERM/exosortase system-associated acyltransferase, translating into MIRNKYVKNLASYPYIGAVVRGGISLLVKREAKLIAQHFAEYLRPVVAYKTDTVQEAFRIRHDVYCEELNFEPVRENGMEQDEFDEYSRFCLIEHKPSTNYAGCVRIVSPSSKDELLPIEKFCSNAIEGAKYHPSQFERTEICEISRLAVRPQFRRRKADNFDGAASGAINEQTYSEEELRCFPFLAIGLYLSIAALAVRAGTHHAFVMMEPRLARSMSFLGIKFEQLGPAIDYHGLRAPYYISASMLTRTLPVGFQTLMHNIDKEVEKGCLAARNNDDNDEYIKKMYSANFYKNDSPNISLRESHKWCASKGLYLPQ
- a CDS encoding THxN family PEP-CTERM protein; this translates as MNKLKLTCLAASLGFASISANAALITDWDYLNEAGFDQWTSDAGSIDPTGIDATGETLDAFDPLFGGELPKSLAWGDPYSAENPDLKKSALNIEDSKAGSVTTSVVDGVGALAFSEGTGLVHENWGVTGKTLVAATLFDGLFLAPTAPVAFPLAPAPVLQFGVIFEETYNTPTNNICKYEKTQLVGQAGINQEGCADLFTIVLGPDVTYTEVGNDIYLTNSFVLPIPGYDDYVYTLTTRLQGLEVLGDIDCGPNFTCIGFLTEEDKTNELKAGFAISAAQVSEPGTLAIFGLGLLGLAAVRRRA